Sequence from the Fulvivirga ligni genome:
TCTATCAACTTCATGCCCCTCATTCCCATGAGGCTCTGTATTCTTAGGATTTACATCCCCGTTAGGATCACTACAAGACGCTAAGCAAAAGCTAGATATGGCAGCTACAAAAAGTATTCTTTTTAAAATTCTCATAGTATCGTTAATTTAATTTAGTGACATATTTTACAATATAGCTAAATATTTATTATTTGTCACAATATATCCATAACAGGTAAAGCCACTTATATACCATTTGAATTAAAAGACTAGCTTCGAACTTAATCTCTCTCAGCCACCTGACCTTCGTCCCCATGAGGATCAGTATAGGTTTGGACATCTTCTCTTTCGCCAACAGGCTCACCCTCATTACCATGTGGATCAGTATAGGCTTGAACATCTTCACGTTCACCAACTGGCTCTCCCTCATTACCTGATGGAGTAGTATATTTTTCAGATTCAAAATTCGGATCACTACAAGATGTGGCTAATGAAAAAAAGCCCGCCATAGCGACAATAATAAATACCTTAGATAAGATCTTCATTTTCATACAGGTTTAGTTGAACTCTTAATGCTCGAGGTGCAGTTGAGATACACAACGATAACATAAATATAATAATTAATTTAATTAGTTATATTCTCAGTGGTCCCGGCATATGTTCACGGGGTCATTTATTTCACATTTTGCAACTTTCTCTCTTATTTAATTGCAAAATCTTACGTCTACTCCATTTTATTATGAATTTAAATGTCAGCCAGAGAAGCTCAAAAACCGTTAAATAAAGCCATAAGGCTGACTAACTACTATGTCTAGCCCGTAATTTGGGGTATTTATATTACCTGACTTAGTAAATGATAATTATGCTCAAAGTGTGATAGAGTGGAGGAATTTAAAAAAAGGCTCTGCATAGCTCCTCCTCACTGATATTACTGAAATATTCGCTGCTTTTAAGATCATTTAGCGTACTTGAAACCACTTCTTCTCGGTGTTCCTTTCCTATTAAAGCTTCTATTATAGGTTCTATGTCTTTATTTACAAAGTAATCTCCATAGATCTCTAAAGCAGTAATTATGCCTTTATCCACATTCATATGTACCTCCACATGCCCTCCAGGAGTTTTAACTCCGTGCTTTAAGGCATATTTCGGAGAATGTCCAAAGTTCCAGTCCCAGGTGCTATATTTATCATCAGCTAACTTTTGTATCGCTGCCTTATCAGCTTCTGTTAGCACATAAGGTTGAGCATCAGGGTACATATTTATGATATGATCCATAACCAATTTTCTAAACTGATCTACTCCGATATCTTCCTTCAAGTGTGATGAAATGTTCGTAACCCTGCTGCGAACCGACTTGCGGGCCTTATCCTGGAATTTCAGAGGGTTCACTTTCAGTGCATCTGAAATATCCTTTATCTCAGAAGAATATAATAGTGTTCCGTGATGTAAAACCCTTTTCCTTTGATGGAATATGTGCTCAGCATTCCCTGAAAACTTCTGATCATTAATTAGTATGTCATTTCTCCCAGAAAAATGAGCTTTTACACCCAAAGAGGCTAGCACATCTATAATGGGTTGGTTATACTTTTTAAAATCTACCTTCGCTCCCTCTTCACCAAAACCCATGATGAATGTATAATTGATATTACCCAAATCATGAAAAACTGCCCCTCCCCCGGTTAGCCTTCTCACCACCTTAATGCTTTTCTCTTTTACATGATCTACATTAATCTCAGCGATAGTATTCTGATGTTTACCTACTATGATTGCATTATCATTCCGCCAAAGCATGAATATATTTTCATCGAAATTCTTTAGAAAATATTCTTCGACGGCCTGATTAAAATAAGGTTCTATGCTGGGGTTATCTATGCATATCATAATTTAAATATTTCATAATACAACTTAGGAATGTCTTGCGGCTAATTAATCAGATACAAGTTCTTCTACCTTATTCCTTATACTCTCCATATTCTTTTCGGAAAATCCTGTAAACACCGACCTGACAATACGATTCTCGTCTAACAAAACAAAAAACGGCACTCCTTGAACCCCATATTGCTCAAGCAAATTAATATCTGGCAGTAGGTATGGATATTCAATACTATTCTTTTTTAAGTACTTACTAATTGCATCTTTATCATTTCTATACACTTCAATACTTATCACCGAAAAGCCTTTGTCAACAAATTCATTTTGGATTTTCTTTAACCTTGAAAGCGATAAATGGCAGGGCCCACAACTAATAGATGTAAAATCGATCAGAATTACTTTTTCACTCACCCCCTGGAGAGGAAACTCTCTGCCGTCAAGTTTTCTCAACCCCAATTCAGGTGCTTCATCTCCTATATTAATGGTAGGCTTACTGATTCTTTCATTTTTTATGCTGAAATTTTGTGGAATTTCGGCTAAAGCATCGATCGGGTTCATATTTGATTTACCGATTTGACTTTTAACAATTTCCACAATAGAGGCATGATGCTCTTGTTTACGATAGAGTTTGTAAGGGAGTAAAGATTTTTTATCAAACCAAACAGTATAAGTAGAATTAGCATACCCCTTTCTTCCCTGCACAACTATTAGATTACCCTGAACTTCAATTCTATGAGAATTAAACTGAAGATCTATCTGCAATATACTATCATTATCGGCCGTTACTTTGTATCGATGTACTTCCTTCTCAATGTCAACTTCTCCTTCATCAGAATTTTGCCACAAAATTTGCTGATGACCACGACCTGGATACAAAAAATACTCTAAAAGCGTTTGCACCTGTAGATAAAATGCAGCGTGTAAGACAAACCTTTCCTCTGGTTTTATAATGACGTCTTTTAAGATTACTTCCTTTTTTGACCAGTTAAAATCCGCAACAAACTTGCCATCGTATACCTGAGTCACCAAGGTCGTGTCATTCAAAAACCTTTTATAAGTGTAACCCACCACTGAGTCTTCCAAATTTCTATAGCCTTGAAATTTCTCAACATAACTGTACACAAAATTAGTGGTATCAAAAGGCGCTGAATCTTTACCGTTCAATACATATTCACAATTTTTTATTTGAGACAACTCATTTATAGCATTCTGCAAGAACTCACCAGGCTGTTGAGCGCATAGATTAGTTGCAGGCACTGCAATACATAAAACTGCAAATAGAGAAAAACGATAAAGACTTAACATATTAGCATTTATATTTTATGCCAATATAATATTAAAATATAAGAATCAATTACTGACTTACACTCTAAGAAAGCTCATCAATCTTCACTTTTTTGGTGTTTTCTGTCACCAAAAAGTCATTCTTAGATTTATGCATGGTAAGGATAGCTTTAAGCTGTTCCATCATGAAAATGTGAGATTTAGACAGTGCTCTCCAAATATCTTTAGAGGCACCTGCTAGTTTTAGTACCCATACAAAATTAACAAAGAACATGAATACAGAGAAAACGAGCACTGCTGTAAGTATTGGTGCTACAAAAAGACAAGCTACAGCAAGAAAAAATGCCGCTGCCATAAGTAGGAACAAGGGAGGAAGTCCACTATAGATACCAAATAGCATTTTCACGAATCTTAGTCGGAAGAAACCACTAAGAATGATACCCAAAGAATATCTTAAATTAATAAAGTATGATTTGAACCATCTAATTCTCTGATTCTTTATCTGATCTTTATTCTCAAGTTTTTCATCATACACGATAGCTTCGTATTCATAAGCTATCTTATGACCTTGCTCAATAATATAGTTAGCAAAATATTTATCCTCTCCATATATCACACCCTGCTCCTCTTTTTTGGTTATATCACCATAAAGAAACCCCTTCAATAATGAGGTTGTAAAAGCCATTCCCGAACCTGATAAGGTAGAGGATGCTCTTAAGCGAAATGGAACATATTTATCTACATAATTATGATACATTTCACCAGCTGCATCTAAGGCAGCCACTGTTGTATCTAAATTTTTCGCCATTCTTCTACCCTGCACAGCTTCGTAATGGTATCGAAATGTGTTTATTTTTTTAAGAAAATCACTTTTAATGAGGTTGTCAGGATCAAGTATAATAGAGGTATCATGATCTCTTACATAACTCTCTACAGCATATCTGATGGACTTTAATTTTGAGTTCAGCGGAGCACCAGGTACAGCAATAGTTAGCTTTTCATTTGGTGCTATATCAATTTCTTTATCGTAATTATCCACTACCAAATAAATATGATAGTTAGAGTAATCCGATCGATATATGGAGTCTAGTATTTCAGAAATAGTATTAATGCTTTTATAAGCTGTAATGATGAGAGCCATATCCTTTTCTACCTTCTCTTCGGGAAAGGAAATTTTAGGCATGACTAAAGAAAAGAGAGTGGTTAAGAAACTGAATAATAATAAGAAGGCAATGATGACAGTAAGTACTGTAAGAAATATAATCATACTTTTTTCAATTGTTAGAGGCTATGCAGCTTATGCTGAAAAGCACTCTTGTCTCAAATTTTAAACAAACTCAATTCTAAAGTCTCTTATTCAAAGTGACCTGAGTCCTCTCAATTTAGCAAAACTAATCAAAACTCAGAGTTGATACCTTTTAAGGTATTTTTAATTTTTAACACTAAATATATTGATTACTTAAAAAGTCTCAGCAAGAATTAAACACACTTTGAACAGAATGGTTAAAACCACCACCGGCGTTCAATGAACTGCTATATCTACAGTTTGAATACTACAATGAGAGCAAACATAACCTCGTAACGGCTAACATAATATAAGTCGAAATTATTAGACCTTCCGCCAATTGCTTGGCAACAAGGTTTTATCAAAACTGAAAATGCCATGAGAAAAGCAATAAAGTAACCACTGAAAACAAATACTTACAATTAATTTCTTATTGAATTATAAATAGTTAAATTAAATATTAGTATTTAAATATTATTGATAATGTAGGATAAAGGAACCATCAACCAACCCCCTTAATGCTATATCAAGATTTTTCATTGAACGTGGACAATTGTGACAGAGAGCCGATTGATCAACCTATGGCTATACAAGACTATGGGCACATGTTGGTTTTTCTCGAAGCTAATCCTAACTACCTTTTTGCAGCAAGTGAAGGGAGTATAGAACTCTTTAATCTTAATTCAAGTCAAATGTGGTCCACCCACGTTAAAAGATGGCTACCTTCTTCGCTGTTAAAACTTCATCAAAACATTGATAATTACAAAGCCTCAGTTATTCATAATCCTATTCTAATCAAAATTGATAAGAATGATTGGAATGCCATCATACACCATTGTGATGACAAGCTTTTTATTGAGTTAGAGCCTGTTCGGAGCGATAAGAAAGAATATTCATTTCACAGCATGATAAGAATGGTGTCTGACCCATTAACGTATATAAATTCTGAAGAAATGGCTTGCCGTGAGCTAGTTACGCAATTAAAGAGAATTACTGGCTACAATCGAGTAATGATTTTTCAATTTATCGCTGACAATCATGGACATGTGATAGGTGAAGCCAAAGATGAAGGGCTCGAGTCTTTATTAGGCCTACATTTCCCTTCATCAGACATCTCCACTGAGGTGAGGGAATCCTTTCTATCTAATAAAAGCAGAATTGCTCCAAACCTTCAATTAGATACAAAAAATCTGGTCTTTAATCCTGATGCTGATGAATCAGAGCTATATATCAATTTTTCAAACTCAGAATTAAGGCCTATACCAGATTCCCAGGCTGAATATCTGACAAGGATGGGAGTCATCTCTACCTTCACCGTTTCGATAATTTCTAATAACAAATTATGGGGAGTCATATCATGTCATCATTTAAGCCCTTACTTCTTATCCTATAAAGTGCGTAAAGCCTGTGAAATCATTGCTCAGCGATTCATTCACAGGTACACTGAAATTACAGAAGAGAAAAGGGACAAGGTTCTTGCTAAAAATGACAAAAATATCAATCGGCTTATAAGCAGCATAACTATTGACAAGGACATTGAAACGCAGCTCTTTGATGAAATTGACAAGATTCATTCT
This genomic interval carries:
- a CDS encoding lipoate--protein ligase, giving the protein MICIDNPSIEPYFNQAVEEYFLKNFDENIFMLWRNDNAIIVGKHQNTIAEINVDHVKEKSIKVVRRLTGGGAVFHDLGNINYTFIMGFGEEGAKVDFKKYNQPIIDVLASLGVKAHFSGRNDILINDQKFSGNAEHIFHQRKRVLHHGTLLYSSEIKDISDALKVNPLKFQDKARKSVRSRVTNISSHLKEDIGVDQFRKLVMDHIINMYPDAQPYVLTEADKAAIQKLADDKYSTWDWNFGHSPKYALKHGVKTPGGHVEVHMNVDKGIITALEIYGDYFVNKDIEPIIEALIGKEHREEVVSSTLNDLKSSEYFSNISEEELCRAFF
- a CDS encoding TlpA family protein disulfide reductase; protein product: MLSLYRFSLFAVLCIAVPATNLCAQQPGEFLQNAINELSQIKNCEYVLNGKDSAPFDTTNFVYSYVEKFQGYRNLEDSVVGYTYKRFLNDTTLVTQVYDGKFVADFNWSKKEVILKDVIIKPEERFVLHAAFYLQVQTLLEYFLYPGRGHQQILWQNSDEGEVDIEKEVHRYKVTADNDSILQIDLQFNSHRIEVQGNLIVVQGRKGYANSTYTVWFDKKSLLPYKLYRKQEHHASIVEIVKSQIGKSNMNPIDALAEIPQNFSIKNERISKPTINIGDEAPELGLRKLDGREFPLQGVSEKVILIDFTSISCGPCHLSLSRLKKIQNEFVDKGFSVISIEVYRNDKDAISKYLKKNSIEYPYLLPDINLLEQYGVQGVPFFVLLDENRIVRSVFTGFSEKNMESIRNKVEELVSD
- a CDS encoding glycosyltransferase, with the translated sequence MIIFLTVLTVIIAFLLLFSFLTTLFSLVMPKISFPEEKVEKDMALIITAYKSINTISEILDSIYRSDYSNYHIYLVVDNYDKEIDIAPNEKLTIAVPGAPLNSKLKSIRYAVESYVRDHDTSIILDPDNLIKSDFLKKINTFRYHYEAVQGRRMAKNLDTTVAALDAAGEMYHNYVDKYVPFRLRASSTLSGSGMAFTTSLLKGFLYGDITKKEEQGVIYGEDKYFANYIIEQGHKIAYEYEAIVYDEKLENKDQIKNQRIRWFKSYFINLRYSLGIILSGFFRLRFVKMLFGIYSGLPPLFLLMAAAFFLAVACLFVAPILTAVLVFSVFMFFVNFVWVLKLAGASKDIWRALSKSHIFMMEQLKAILTMHKSKNDFLVTENTKKVKIDELS